A single genomic interval of Pyrus communis chromosome 5, drPyrComm1.1, whole genome shotgun sequence harbors:
- the LOC137733573 gene encoding MATH domain and coiled-coil domain-containing protein At3g58250-like, producing MIKKVEEEDLVSGTFTWRIDNFSKLKKYQHYSEVFVIGGYKWCTWRMLIYAEGNNVDCLSVYLDAAEASTLPYGWNRYTKFKFTLVDQFDTNKSITKDLEHTFTASTVDWGLTSFIPLSELHRHDTGYLVNDVCVVEVEVSVRNGIKILEDQETGELMDFRGLVRIGKNFVPLLEEVCSSYPSLIECQMKRSRTFVQCAFTALGRVLHFLKTTKAKDMNADACQRLQLLWEELEAFKFDLAWLEPHVLSVFGMMKKVGIVNRLKEDVDILENEIKTRRAILADAEAELEVAKRNLAEAEEEYFSKIDMDSELGYPLA from the exons ATGATCAAGAAGGTGGAAGAGGAGGACCTTGTGTCTGGGACATTCACCTGGAGAAttgacaatttttctaagttgAAAAAGTACCAGCATTACTCTGAAGTTTTCGTCATTGGTGGTTATAAATGGTGCACTTG GCGGATGCTTATATATGCAGAGGGAAACAACGTCGATTGCTTGTCTGTGTATTTGGATGCTGCAGAGGCTTCAACATTACCATATGGGTGGAACAGATATACAAAGTTCAAGTTCACCCTCGTTGATCAATTTGATACCAACAAGTCAATAACAAAGG ACTTGGAACATACGTTTACGGCAAGCACAGTTGACTGGGGCCTTACATCATTCATTCCTCTAAGTGAGCTTCATCGCCATGATACGGGGTACCTGGTGAATGATGTATGTGTTGTTGAAGTTGAAGTTTCAGTTCGTAACGGTATTAAAATTTTAGAAGACCAAGAAACTGGTGAGCTTATGGATTTCAGGGGTTTAGTGCGAATAGGGAAAAATTTTGTTCCATTGTTGGAGGAAGTGTGTTCATCGtatccttctttgattgagTGCCAGATGAAGAGGAGTCGTACGTTTGTTCAATGTGCATTCACAGCTCTGGGCCGAGTCTTGCATTTTCTGAAGACTACAAAGGCCAAGGATATGAACGCTGATGCTTGTCAACGTCTTCAACTGTTATGGGAGGAGCTTGAAGCTTTCAAATTTGACTTGGCTTGGCTGGAGCCTCATGTTCTATCTGTTTTCGGCATGATGAAGAAGGTAGGAATAGTGAATAGACTGAAAGAAGATGTCGATATTTTGGAGAACGAAATAAAGACACGACGGGCTATCTTAGCGGACGCAGAAGCCGAGCTTGAGGTAGCAAAAAGAAATTTGGCAGAGGCAGAAGAAGAGTACTTCAGCAAGATAGATATGGATAGTGAGCTAGGCTATCCGTTAGCTTAA
- the LOC137734954 gene encoding oligoribonuclease-like, which produces MSLKFQNQTQAIVINRDRETMEFLENAFSALEIDAENDDPTSSSSDGTRKSSGNSKKKVNDSDNKLLVNEKQSKKNTEIPPEECKMPLIWIDLEMTGLNVEVDRILEIACIITDGRLTKLVEGPDLVIHQTKECLDRMGEWCQTHHAASGLATKVLKSSISEREAEQQVIEFVKRNIGTYQPLLAGNSVYVDFVFLKKYMPDLASLFSHVLVDVSSIKALCIRWYPKDNKKAPCKENKHRALDDIRESIKELKYYKENIFKGFRK; this is translated from the exons ATGAGTTTAAAGTTTCAGAACCAAACCCAAGCAATCGTAATCAACAGAGACAGAGAAACAATGGAGTTCCTCGAAAATGCATTCTCTGCGCTGGAGATTGACGCCGAAAACGACGATCCAACTTCGTCTTCTTCCGATGGCACTAGAAAATCTTCAG GCAATAGCAAGAAGAAAGTCAACGACTCTGATAACAAGTTGCTGGTAAATGAGAAGCAGAGTAAGAAAAATACAGAGATACCTCCAGAAGAGTGCAAAATGCCACTGATATGGATTGACTTGGAAATGACTG GTTTGAATGTTGAAGTTGATCGAATACTGGAGATTGCTTGTATAATTACTGATGGAAGATTAACCAAATTGGTGGAG GGCCCTGATTTAGTTATCCACCAAACCAAGGAGTGTTTAGATAGAATGGGAGAATGGTGTCAAACACATCATGCAGCTAGTG GGTTGGCAACAAAAGTGCTCAAAAGTTCGATTAGTGAAAGAGAAGCTGAACAGCAG GTCATAGAATTTGTAAAGAGAAACATTGGAACATATCAACCTCTCCTAGCAGGAAATTCAGTTTATGtagattttgtgtttttgaag AAGTACATGCCGGATCTGGCTAGCCTTTTCTCCCATGTACTAGTGGATGTTAGCAGTATTAAAGCTCTATGCATTCGCTGGTATCCTAAAG ATAATAAGAAAGCCCcttgtaaagaaaataaacacagAGCCTTGGATGATATCAGAGAAAGCATCAAAGAGCTCAAATACTACAAGGAGAATATATTCAAAGGATTCAGAAAGTGA